Part of the Sulfurovum xiamenensis genome, ATGATCGGCATTTCAGCAGCTCTGTCAAGTACAACAGAAAGATAAAGCTCATCTGCAATCGCTGCACCCTCTTCAATATAGACTTTTTGAACCAATTTACCTTCTGGTCCTGTTTGGTGTGTAACCAGAGTCATACCTAGGATCTCTTTAGCAAGTTCTCTTACTTCCTCTTCAGACCTAGCAAGTTTAACACCACCTCCTAGTCCTCTTCCACCAGCGTGGATCTGTGCTTTTACTACCCAAATATTACCACCCAGCTCTTGTGCATTCGCTACTGCTTGATCAGGTGTATTGGCAATAATACCTCTAGGTGTTGGAACACCATACTTTTGGAATATTTGTTTCGCTTGATACTCATGAATATTCACGTGTACTCCTTTTAATAAAATTGCATTACTATACGATGAAAGAGAATAAGGTTTGATTAATTTGCCTATAAAAGATAGTGATTTTAAAAAACTGTTATGTATTTACACATTTAAGTTGGTAATATTGTGTTAGATTTTATAGTGTAGAAGCTATATTGTCCCTTTTGGTAACAAAAGGGCGATAAAAAATTATGCTTTGGGTGAAATCATCTCTTCGGGCTTCACATTTTTATCAAACTCTTCTGCAGACATCAACCCAAGTGCTACAGCTTCTTCTTTCAGTGTTGTACCATTTGCATGTGCCTGCTTTGCGATTTTTGCTGCATTTTCATACCCGATATGAGGATTCAATGCCGTCACTAACATCAATGAATCATTTAAAAATTTGTCGATATTTTCTCTGATCGGCTTGATGCCTACTGCACAATTGCTGTCAAAACTTCTTAGGGTATCAGAGAGAAGTCTAATAGATTGCAAGACATTATAGGCAATGACGGGCTTGAATACATTGAGTTCAAAGTTCCCTTGAGATGCAGCGATCCCTACTGCCGTGTCATTACCCATCACTTGCACTGCAACCATTGTCATTGCTTCTGCCTGTGTAGGATTGACTTTGCCAGGCATGATAGAAGATCCCGGTTCATTCGCTGGTATTTCGATCTCACCTAAACCACATCTGGGACCTGATGCCAACCATCGTATATCATTGGCTATTTTCATTAAGTTTGCAGCCAGTGCTTTCAGTGCACCACTGAGCACGACTTCAGCATCATGGCCGGTAAGGGCATGAAACTTATTCGGCTGAGAAACAAATCCATAATTTTTTGCCATAAACTGGTTCAACTGTACCACGACCCTTTGTGAAAACTCTGGGTGTGCATTCAGACCCGTCCCTACAGCCGTACCACCGATTGCCACCTCTTTACAGTAGACAAGTGCATCATTGATCTGCTTGAGATTTGTCTCTAACATCGCTACATACCCGGATAGTTCTTGTCCCAGCGTAAGCGGTGTTGCATCTTGAAGGTGTGTTCTCCCTATCTTTACCACATCAAAAAAAGCTTTCGATTTTTCTTCCAGTGTACGTTTCAGTTGGGTAATTGCAGGGAGCAGGGTATCTGTTACCGCTACTACTTCGGCAATACGCATCGCCGTGGGATAGGTATCATTTGAACTCTGCCCTTTGTTTACATCATCATTGGGATGTACCAGATTTTCTTTCGTAAAATCTCCACCCAGGATCTCTGTTGCTTTATTGGCAATGACTTCATTCATGTTCATGTTCGACTGTGTACCTGAACCTGTTTGCCATACTACCAACGGAAAGTTATCATCTAGTTCGCCTGATAGCACCATATCACATGCTTCTGCTATCGCTTTTGTTTTTTCATCACTGAGACGTCCTAAAGAGTGATTGACCAAAGCACAGGCTTTTTTGAGATTGGCAAAGCCATAAACGACTTCAATCGGCATTTTTTCATTGCCGATCTCAAAATTATGTAATGATCTTTGTGTCTGTGCACCCCAGTATTTGTCAGCAGGAACCTGCATCTCTCCCATTGTGTCCTTTTCTATTCTATAATCCATCAGTGATCCTTTCCCATCATCATTATTGACTATGGTACTATGTTTCGGTTAATGAAATATTGATAAGAAGCAAAAATGAAAAAAAGTGAATAGTAATATGGTAGAAAATAGGTGACACTCTCTATAGTTTGATACAGTATCACGTAATTGAAGGTTTTTTTCATTCTATACAATGCAGGGGTTAGCCCCACATATGTACAGGACTTTAATCCTTGACCTCGTACTGTGCACGGCCCATCTGATAAATATCATTACCTTTGGTATCATTGACAACCGTGACAGGAAAATCTTCGACTGTGATCTTTCTCACAGCCTCTGGACCAAGTTCAGGATACGCAATGACTTCTGCTGAACGGATCTGTTTACCGAGTAATGCACCAGCACCACCTGTAGCACCAAAATAGATACCGTCATATTCAACACAGGCATCTTTAACCGCTTGATTTCTTTTACCTTTTCCTATCATCCCTTTTGAACCATGTTTTAACATCGTCGGGGAATAGGTGTCCATTCTGTAAGAAGTCGTTGGACCTGCACTACCGATCGGGTCACCTGGTTTAGGAGGTGTTGGTCCAACAAAATAGATCACAGAACCTTCTAAATCGAACGGAAGTTCTTCACCTGCTTCGATCAGTTCTACCAGTCTCTTATGTGCAGCATCTCTTGCCGTATAAATAGTACCGTTCAATAAAACAGTATCTCCAGCAACAAGTTTTTTTGTATCTTCAGAAGTCAGTGGTGTTGTTAACGTATACGTAGCCATTCCTTCCCCTTATATCGTGATGTGTGTATGTCTCGATGAGTGACACTGAACATTGACAGAGACAGGAAGTGATGCAATGTGACAAGGGTTGGATTCTATATGCACAGCCAACGCCGTCTTTGTTCCACCCATACCCATGGCACCGATACCAAGATTATTGATCTCAGTCAAAATTCGTTCTTCAAGTTCAGCCATTTCCGGGTCTTCGTGTGTTGTCTCAAGATCTCTAAACAGTGCATGTTTAGATGAAATCACTGCTCTTTCAAAGGTTCCACCGATCCCGACACCTACAGTGATAGGAGGACACGGGTTTCCACCTGCATCAGAGATCACCTCTTTTACAAACTCGACTACACCATCTTTCCCCGCTGCAGGAGGTAGAACTTTTGCACGAGAAACATTCTCTGAACCACCACCTTTTGCAGCGTATTCAATGTCGATCTTATCTCCCGAAACGATATCAAAATGGATAATAGCCGGAAGGTTATATCCTACCGTATCTTTCAGATTTAAACGGCTGAACGGCTCACATGTTGAGGCTCTTAAGTACCCCTCTGTGTAACCCTCTTCTGTTCCTTTATTAATGGCATCTCTCAGAAGACCACCCTTAATACGTACATCCTCACCAACCTTTACAAAGAAGACTGCTAAACCTGTATCTTGACAAAGTGGTCTCTTCTCATCTTTCGCGATGTTGGCATTTTCAAGTATTTGGCGTATCACCTCTTTACTTACCGGTGACTTTTCAGCCTCCATAGCAGCTTTGAGTGCATCATACGTATCTTGTGGCAGGTCCGTACCACAATGCATGATCATATCTTTTACCGCTTTTACAACAACATCAAATTCAATTTCTCTCATCTATCATTAGCCTTTAGTCAAAAAATTTCTTCTCTTTAAGTACATCGATCATACTTTTCACAGAGCCAACACTTTTTGCAAATCTCTCTTTTTGATCATCATTCAATGTCATTTCAAAAAGTTTTTCAACGCCATTTGCACCAAGGGCAACAGGCACACCTGAGACAACATCAGAGTATCCGTAGTGACCATCAAGATAGACTGCACAAGGGTGGATCTGTTTCGTATCTTTTAAGATCGCTTCAACCATGATCGCTGTAGATTTAGCCGGTGCATAGTATGCTGATCCTGTTTTAAGATAACCTACGATCTCTGCCCCACCATGCTTGGTTCTTTCTACTACTTCACAAATTTCTTTTTCAGATAAAATATCCGTTAACGGTACACCAGCAACCGTAGAGAATTTAGGTAGGGGAACCATATCATCACCATGTCCACCCATCACTGAAGCACGTATCTGCCCTGCCCCGTAACCAATTTTTTCATAAATGAAGTGCGCCATTCTAGCAGAGTCCAAAATACCTGCCATTCCAACCACTCTTTCTTTTGGGAAACCTGATTCTTTCAGTGCAACATAGGTCATAACATCAAGAGGATTTGA contains:
- the fumC gene encoding class II fumarate hydratase, encoding MDYRIEKDTMGEMQVPADKYWGAQTQRSLHNFEIGNEKMPIEVVYGFANLKKACALVNHSLGRLSDEKTKAIAEACDMVLSGELDDNFPLVVWQTGSGTQSNMNMNEVIANKATEILGGDFTKENLVHPNDDVNKGQSSNDTYPTAMRIAEVVAVTDTLLPAITQLKRTLEEKSKAFFDVVKIGRTHLQDATPLTLGQELSGYVAMLETNLKQINDALVYCKEVAIGGTAVGTGLNAHPEFSQRVVVQLNQFMAKNYGFVSQPNKFHALTGHDAEVVLSGALKALAANLMKIANDIRWLASGPRCGLGEIEIPANEPGSSIMPGKVNPTQAEAMTMVAVQVMGNDTAVGIAASQGNFELNVFKPVIAYNVLQSIRLLSDTLRSFDSNCAVGIKPIRENIDKFLNDSLMLVTALNPHIGYENAAKIAKQAHANGTTLKEEAVALGLMSAEEFDKNVKPEEMISPKA
- a CDS encoding Fe-S-containing hydro-lyase, which gives rise to MATYTLTTPLTSEDTKKLVAGDTVLLNGTIYTARDAAHKRLVELIEAGEELPFDLEGSVIYFVGPTPPKPGDPIGSAGPTTSYRMDTYSPTMLKHGSKGMIGKGKRNQAVKDACVEYDGIYFGATGGAGALLGKQIRSAEVIAYPELGPEAVRKITVEDFPVTVVNDTKGNDIYQMGRAQYEVKD
- a CDS encoding fumarate hydratase, producing MREIEFDVVVKAVKDMIMHCGTDLPQDTYDALKAAMEAEKSPVSKEVIRQILENANIAKDEKRPLCQDTGLAVFFVKVGEDVRIKGGLLRDAINKGTEEGYTEGYLRASTCEPFSRLNLKDTVGYNLPAIIHFDIVSGDKIDIEYAAKGGGSENVSRAKVLPPAAGKDGVVEFVKEVISDAGGNPCPPITVGVGIGGTFERAVISSKHALFRDLETTHEDPEMAELEERILTEINNLGIGAMGMGGTKTALAVHIESNPCHIASLPVSVNVQCHSSRHTHITI
- the mdh gene encoding malate dehydrogenase gives rise to the protein MVKKGKKVTVIGAGNVGATVAFICAMNGVCHHLVLRDRNIEIAKGKALDMSQAANAARSHTIVSVAEDASEIAGSDVVVITAGSPRLPGMSRDDLLMINAEITKEVVADVKKYAPDSIIIMVSNPLDVMTYVALKESGFPKERVVGMAGILDSARMAHFIYEKIGYGAGQIRASVMGGHGDDMVPLPKFSTVAGVPLTDILSEKEICEVVERTKHGGAEIVGYLKTGSAYYAPAKSTAIMVEAILKDTKQIHPCAVYLDGHYGYSDVVSGVPVALGANGVEKLFEMTLNDDQKERFAKSVGSVKSMIDVLKEKKFFD